The Bradysia coprophila strain Holo2 chromosome X, BU_Bcop_v1, whole genome shotgun sequence genomic interval TATACGCTCGTATACATTTCAGTATTAGCTTTTcggaaaatgatgaaaaactGCAGCTTATAAACAATATTCAGTTACAGCAAAGTATTCTAATCTCACCTAATTTAAGGAAAATAAGGGCGGAGTCACACAAGATACTTACTCTCCGGACGTTATTTGGTCTCGCATCCATTTTTAAGATGACAGTTTATTAAAAGTGACtgaaaagttgttgaaaaatataatataatatccATGCAAAATTATTACAGAAGAGCTGAAACTAGGCAgtgtatcaaaaaaaatgaaaaaacactttaatacaaaatagtactctatttgacagcagTCGAATaggatcacttttgcttgaagtgcgttggtatcCGCcatgtgtcaattttttttcatcatagCTGTAAACCTGATataaattctgatttttcatACTTTTGTTACGACCTGTGTAATGGCCgtataaaattgaatctaCTTATACATACTGTCACGTGTGGGAACTCTTTTAATGGATTCCAATCTGAGCTAAATTTAACATTAGCTGACAGCCAGCGCTATCAATGTAATAGGGTCGTGACTATAATATAATAAGGATCAATTTACAATTCGAGTTTGTTTGAAAAGCtattacagtttgttcatttcatttttacacagtttctaaagattgtcgatatgtcagagtttttaatttacccagtcaattaagttcttcccaaattgcgcaatatttgtattcgcgatagaaattttaaattttgcgccaaaaattcataatttgggaagaacttaattgactgggtacatttaaaactctgacatatctaaaactgtgtaaaaatgaaatgaacaaactgtagaTTTTAGCGTTAACGGTTAACGCGCACAAAATACGCAGCACGTAGACGCTAGAGCTATGCCGTTTAGCTCACtgttttttattgattgaacAAACTGTCACGTAAGCGGAGAGTTGAACGGCGTAAAAACCGTTAGGTTATTTTCGAGAATgtcaatttttcgttaatttttgtgttatgaTAACGTTATCACGATGGTGACGAAATAATGATTTACAAAATCTATTGCATGCGAACAATTGACGATTGCATTAATGTGAAACCGTTTTCAATTTACAGGTCATATCGGAATACTGCCGCTGTCATCATCAAATCAAACCATTTTCTCATATTGTAATGGACCTATTCCAAGAAGCTTTGGAAAAAGCAGACATTAACGCTAGCATCAGCGTTCATTCGTCGAAGATGGCTGTTAACAGAAAGACGACTGCTTTAGACAATAGGTAAACGCGAATAGCAAACCAAACTCAATATTCATCGAGCAATTTTTCCTACATATTCCGTTTTCTAATTTCCGGTTAGAAGCGATACGGATTCGGGCAATAGTTCAGCACAGGGAGACCGTGACATTTACGCAATCTATAACAAGGAAACGgaacgaaataataaaaaggtTGCCGATAAGAGAACATTGAAAGTTTCTCGTACTGCTACCGACGAACAACGGCCTAGCGAAGCACcgttcaataaattcaatccAATCGGATTTTCGGCACAAAGTGAAATGGAAGAGAAACCGTTGGAGCCAACAAAGCGTTTACAGGTGACACGGCGCAGAGATGAGATTTTAAAGCGTCGGAATCGATCGCGCCGCAATACGATTGCTGTGAATTTGTTGGATGTTAACAAGTGTAACAAAGAATTGCAATCGAATGTGAGTTGGGACGGTAGTTGTTCCAAGTCAACGAATTGTATCGATAAAATTGGCAAAATGGAAGAGAATGGTTTTGCGCAAAAAATCGACGAACTTCAACTGAACGGTTGTTCTATGCCAGGTAAAACATTGCGTTATTTTAGTTTGCTTTGCATGCCATCACTCACATATAGACAGAGTTTATCTTaaataaaccgaaaatttgTTCACAGAATTAAATGGCATGAAATTTTCCACTCTACCGAACTTAAAAGTTCGGCGAACGAAAGAAACCGCAAACTCAAATCAAAGTATAAACCAGTTGGCCATAATTAAATCAAAAGGACCCGAATTTATTGCCAATTCGTCTTTATCTCCACTAGCGATTGATATAACAGACACAAAggtaagaaaacgataatgaAGTATAAATATGGGGAGAATTAAAACCGAATAAACTTTGTTAACCGAATCGAGTAATTGGAACAGTTAAgttaatttacaaataaaatttgtggaGCGACAGACGTTTGTCAGTTGCAGCATAGAGATTTTTCGCAATTgtagttttaaattttactctcAAGCTGGGATACTACTGAAAgataaaggatttttttgCAGATGGACACAGTCCATTAATCTCGTAATacgaaaatcacaaaatcacTTTTGTGACATGAGTAGGGTGGGTCgaattttacaattatttttaacatctGACCCGGTTGCATTCGCTTACTTCGTTTTccccaaggctgtatactttgggaaGGTCAcacagatcgccattttattagatacgcgggaacacaccttttccatacaaacaaattcaccaaaattgaatttgtatggcgaggtgaattttttgtatgaaacgtggtgtgtaacccgcgtatctgcatctgcgtgacctccccaaagtatacagccttggttttCCCGAGAATTTTTATAACGATTTCAAAAAGTGAACTGTACTAGATTCAGGCATGCCTCATACGACTTTATAATATGTCATGATTCGTAGATTTTATCCGCAAGTCGAGTAATATTTGTCGAAAAGTTATCTATGACCGGAAAAAGTTACTGACTGACACCATTCGAAGATCTCGACCTCTACCGGCGTAAAATTCGACCGACCCTAGTTTTGAGAGATGTTTTACCGATAGCGAtgacaaaaattatcgatGAACTCTGGTTGTTACATGAGATTAGCTCGAATCATCGAACTTCAAGCATACTTTAAATAGGGTATTTAGTGAAACTTGGCAACATTGTAAAACATTGTaataaaccatttcatacgaattttactctatttgacagttgTCGACTGTAAGgtcttttgcttgaagtgcattgcTCGAATTTAATTCTTGTCCGAAACCACACTTACAATTCAGTTTTGCATCCAGTAAACGAAAGTTCTTAACCACATACCAGGCGAACACTTTGAGCATTCGTAAAAGACAATTCGACCAGAAAAACAATTCTTTCTTACTtcaatcgaaacaaaaataaaaatgaaaatccagtACTCGGTTCGACAAAGTTCCGTTTCATTGAACATGTCGCTATAATAAATGTTTCGCTTTATTTATATCCCGTTGCCGTATATGTGGCTGTGTGTATATAGTGTCAACATAACAAACGTGCTGTGATCGTTCTACTGTTGAATGGAAAAAGCATCAAAATAACTTGCAATCCTGCAGCCGCAACCGCACAAGAAATCTTCGAAACGGTCATCAAATGCGAAAACTTtgtcgaaaactttttcttgGGTATCTGTGCACTCATCGGCGGTGATTTCGTATTTCTGCCGCCGGACTTAAAGATTCACAAAGTAAGTTTTGTTTGGACGCTTTTTCTCATGCCATTTTGGCCGGACAACTTTATCTActtctgtttttctttttttgttgtttgcttgctaaatcttttgttttttttttgttcttgaGGTGGCACCTGAAATATGGTTCAATGCGGCAAAGAAGGGATGCTACACCGaaaatgtcattttcacaTTGTTCTTACGAACCAAATTCTTCTTGCCAACATTACGAGGCATTGGGTATGTGTGTAGCTATGTAACGAACATGGAtttttaacagaaaacaaCTGTTTTTCCCCCCTTATTAGCTCGTTAGAATCACGTCATTTGTTGTACCTACAACTTCGTAAAAGTATTTTGGAAAGTCACATTCTGTGCAATGACGAAGAACTGATTTCATTGGGAGGTTTAGCCTTACAATCGGAAATCGGAGATTTTACGGAATCGGTAAGTATACAGAACAACCGACATACCGTTAACGGCTCAAATTTGGAAATTATGTCGCTGAAAGTTCTCTCAGGATACCGTTAGGTTTTTGGGGATTTTATCTGAgcgaattaattcccaaataatagggGCCATACGTCACGGAATGTTCGTCAGCAATGATATGACGATTTTGTTTGCCCTTGATACAGATGAAGCACACAGATTATTTCACCATTTCCCACTACCTACCGGAAGGAGTCTACCAAAGAAATAAAGGAATGGCAAAATATTTGCGCAACTCGCACTTCTCCAAAAAGGGATTGCAGAGCAGAGAGTCCGAATACAATTTCATTCGTTACGTACAAGAGATGAAAGAGTATGGACTGCATTTATTCAGCGCAGTTTGGGTTAGTACCATCGATCGAATAAAACGATTAAGACgtggaaaaatgaaacaatttgtcCTCTTTCTATTCACAGTCCACCGACGACGGTCTCACCTATGACGTTTATGTGGCCGTATCGTTGAGTGGCATACGCATATTTAAGCGATCGTCGACGCGTCACGATCAATCGATGGAAAATGCGAAACGGTCCAAAACCGACTACCAACGAAAATTGTACGCCAACTTTGAATGgttggaaattgaaaatttatgtttttccaAGCACATTTTGTGCGTCGTTATACGAAAATCGGAAAGCTTAAAAGCAAAGGACAATAATAGAGTTAAATATAAGTTCCGGATGGATGGACGGAAGTAAGTGAAGCTGTGGCATACCTCCAAATACCGAAacaattttccagaaattcACGACTGTTCTCTTTTCTCTTCCTTTTTGCCTAGGAGCTATTTTGCATTTCACTTGGCATCCGAACATCACCGATTTTACATGAAACTTCGCAACTCATTCATATCGCTGAAAGCCCTTTCCGACGAATTGAACTACCCACTAAATGGCATGAATCGAGTCACCACCGCTCCGATTCCACAACAAACCGATCATTCAGCACCGATCACCGATCATTTCCTGCATAAAATTGAACAACCGCATCCGATCGAATCATCAAACAAATCCGATAAGCCTGCAGATGGTCGAgtgggaaaattgaaaaaatcgatGCTCAACGACAACCGACTGCTGAAGctgagaaataaatttctgaagCGTTCGAAGTCGTCTGTGTCCAAGGAACGCATTTGCTTGAATCCGAACGGTCACACAATGGAGGAGAatcaaaataaggaaaatgaaTGTCCGAAAATCGAACAGCCGAAGCAGTCACAAAATCTGCTGCTCAGTCCGAACCGGAATCGCGTCAAAATGGGAACGCGTGTCTTTTCCGCACAATTCCTGAACAAATCATTTGACAATGTGTCGGACAGTAATGGCTTTAATATGTACCGATTCGATTCCAATGATGGTTTGGATGCGGCGGATGCGTATCGCGGTAAGACGTGCACATTTGGTCAATGTGAAAGGGACTTATCAGATGACGGTATGTCGTTGACGAGCACCAGCTTAAGCTCACTTTATTATTCTGAAAAAATGTCGGAGAAATTTTCACCGTCACCGTTACCTACCGAGGCGTACGTAATCCGTAAGTGAATTTAGCGATTCTTTGGTACGACAATagaaatttcataaataatcCTTCGAACCACAGAATCTAGCATGAAGAGCAACTGTGACATTAACCAATTTTCCATGTTCAACGAAACCATATCCGATTCGCTGTTCGAAAAGTTCAACAATCTGTCGAAAAATAACACGATCGGCGATCGCATCATCAATCGTATCACAATTGTCAAGAATAGTTTCGCTAAAACACATTCCATAAACGGGGCCGTAGTCGAaggaaatcgaaaatattcgcTGGATTCAGATGGCGGAAGTTCGATTGAGGACAACAGTTTGGCCAATAAATTCACTCTGGGAATTAGCATCATTCAAGGATCGGATAATAATGTCTACGTAAAAGATCTGGTTAAAAATGGACCGGGTGAACGGGGTGGCATTGAAATCGGTGATCAGGTTTGTATTGGCGACCTTTACCACTGGGACACTTGAACGCTAATCGAATTTCTCTTTCCAGATATTAGCTGTGAACGGAACGTCTCTGCTGAATCTTTCCTACGATCAATCGCTTCAAATTCTCCAAAACACTGGCACAACCGTCGAACTGACTGTCTCgcagatttataaaaaatccGCAGCACCGTCATCAAAACAAGTTCCCGACGTTCAACCACCAACAAAAACCAGCACTGTGCGAAACATCACAAgaagcatgaaaaattcatttaaattcaaaaaggaCCGCAAAGCCGTTGACCGCACCGGCGACACGGAAACGAGTGCTCATCGAACgaataatttgaatgaaaatggtCAGAACAATGTTAACCCATCGTATGGTGATGCAGCCAATTGGAAttgtaaaaatggaaatgataaATCGTCATTCAAAGTGCGGAGCATGCCAGACTTACCAAAGGTATTTGGGTTAGTTTCATAGATGAATCGAACAAATTTcatgacaaaattatttcgtttacCTAAGGTCGTCGGTACCATTCCGAAACATCAAACCAACGACAAGGGAACGCTTCCGCGTACGATGGGCTTATCGCGGAAATACGTTGGACCTGTACGCTATCCAGTTACACCGATACGGCCGTCAAACGGTACAGAGAAACAACGACTGTCATTGTTAGCCGATAATGTGGACAAGCAagtttttatataattttgtaaaagcgTCGTGAGCAGCAGCTGCATTTGCAATTTAGGAACTTAGTGTTTTGTTTAAGTTTTTGTAAAGTTTTACATTGTACTCCAAAACaaacagataaaaaaaaacattgtagcaaaataaacaaatatgtAGAGGCGGTTTCTTATTTGGTTAAGTCATTTTGGTTATCATTTTTGCTGTCATTCAAAGCACCAATCCCAATAATATAGTGGGCAGACCCAAATTCAACACATTCTTAACACACCATCCAAACGAATCCAGAGAAACGAATTTATAAATAGGAGCTGATCAGCGTCTGCCAACACGATAGCCTGTGATTTCTTGGCGTTCCCCTTCAAAAGATTCTGATTCTGATACTGCATTGGGGTTCATCTTAAAAATCGCCTCTATGACTCTGCGTTTAGCAAACGAACTGAACTAGGTGAGTGGAATTAAAAACCATGTAAGAATGGCGCAGTGACCTAAGAACGGGGATGGAAGTATCAGTATCACCgggaaataaaagtctcaaGGAAACGAAAGTTAAATCGGGAAATGGACGTCTCTTGCCTCACCAGGAAGTAAAAATGTAATTGGTAACTCGGAGTGACACCGTTATGCAATAAAAGATTAATGGGAAAACAGCAGTCCAGTCAAGAAGTGAGCGTTCATAGGAAAATCGCAGTCTGATTGGAAAATGAAAGTTTAATCCTGAAATAAGAAAAGGCTTTGCAGTGGGGTTCCAATAGAAAACGATTTACAGTAGGGTATGACAGAAAAGGGCAATCTAGCCTCAACAACATTCCCCACAGATTAGACTTTTTTTATCTCGCTCCGCTCGTGACTTGATTCACCGTAAAATTctatcaacattttcattcaactcGAGTGGGTAATCACTTCAAAATAATCCTTCGATTCAGGTTCACTGACgggtcaaaaaaaaactgtgctCGCTCCTCTCCTGCTAGTATCGTCTCTAAATAGCCCCTTATGAAAACGTACACCAAGGAGCTATgtggtggcgggacatttccacaccgtcaatatcgtcagtaacgatattatcgtttttttggatgatactatcgtctaaaaaacgatactatcgtctaaaaaacgatactatcgtctaaaaaacgataatatcgtttttagacgatagtatcgtccaaaaaaaacgataatatcgttttttggacgatagtgtcgtctcaaaatcgatattatcgttttttagacgatactatcgtccaaaaaaacgatattatcgcccaaaaaattctcatccaggacgataatatcgtctaaaatattgtctggacgatattaccgttctagaaaatctaatggatattttcgttttctgtacgataatatcgtccaaaacgataatatcgtcctgggcgatattatcgttttcttaaacgataatatcgtccaggacgatactatcgtttaaaaaaacgataatatcgcccaggacgatattatcgtttagttttgggtggtaatattgtccaggactcaattttactcagaggtgcagcaagaattgaattctcttccaaaatatcgaaaaacaattgtcagaggaaatcacctacacatcagtgtttaaaaaaggcgtttagttcgtccctaaataattcatctttttacgaaatgaataccaactttgattgtacataaaaaagcgttttaacacgccgagcgatccggcccattgccccggagcaatgcgagccgggcgcaggaacggtgtcggaacttaggagttaatttttttttctcgcatcgtctcataattagtgtgtaatttttctatataaaatttaaaaccaaatgaaccaatttttaatatatatttgctgtctataaaaaggtgtttatctacaagattttgtgtttcgtcttcaacaaccatccagaacgataatatcgcccaggacgatattatcgtctagaatttttattttaaataaattaaaaacgatattatcgtcctggacgatattatcgtcttaaatttaaaaaaataaattaattaaaaacgatattatcgtcccaaaaattatcgcccaggacgataatatcgtccaaaataacgataaatttgttcagaaaaagaaaataacgataatatcgtccagcggatattttcatccaggattattatcatcaaaaaaacgatattatcgttttttgaacgataatatcgttttttagacgatattatcgtttaaaaaaacgatagtatcgtccaaaaaaacgatattatcgtttaaaaacgatattatcgtttttttaaacgataatatcgtcaagaaaacgataatatcgtcctgaaaatattttaaaatttataattttagacgatattatcgtcttggatgaaatttttttggacgataatatcgttttttagacgatagtatcgtctaaaaaacgataatatcgttcctgacgatattgaccgtgtagttatgtcgcctcaccACAACAGCATGTTTTCAATAATTCGAGCATTTTTCACTGTAGTAATGGTGTTTGGTAATACGAGATATTTCTCAGATAAAACAACAGAAACTCCAACCGAATCGAGTTATTTCTCTAACGCTACGAGTTATTCCTGTGAGTATTCACTTTTGAGAGAAATTCGGATTTTTCATTAGGAAATCGtaattttctcatctggaAATTATATTGTAGAATGGCCGATACAGGGAGTACAGTAAAGGGCCAATAAAACCGAATTAAACGGTTCACAGACCCCTTTCCTAGGGAGGGTGGTCTCAGCCTGTACCAAATCTTAATTTTACTAAATGGCAAACTAAAGTCCAGAAAAACTCATTCCATTTGtcgtaataataaaaataatttaatttttaaattgcctAAGTTGTTCGATGAGACATGAGTAGATGATTTGTATGACTAATGTGCAATTTTTCATCCAAAGATCCTCATGCTCGTCCATGTGTGGAAAAATGACATTCCTCTTGTGTATTATCTTAAAATCGTCACCGTTGAACATGATGAAATTCCAGTCTTCTGCCGTTGTACAGCATCCGTATACCGGGCGACCGGAATAAATATGTTTTAGAGCAAGCAAACACTGTTTGACTGCCACatcaacattttcctttttacacTCCACAATCAATAAACAGGCCTGCTCTTTTCGACTGGAAAGTTGAACGATAGCGTAGTCGAGTCTGCCTAACAAAACATCACCGTCATAGACCATCTTGATGTCATACTCTTTCACCAGCAAAATTTTCGGATGCGTTTCCAAATCTCTGTTCACATGGTCAACTATTGTAAATAGCAAGGTGTCGACGTACGTTGTTTTGTTGCTTTCTGAACTTAGTCCGTGGGGATAACTATGGGTTCTTAAAATGACCTTTAGTCTCTCATAGACATCTTTGTACAGTTCGTTCGGTGGTTCAATCAGTTGGATCACATTTTCCGGTCCTAATTGCTGCTTCTGCAGCAAATAATCGATTTCAACACCAAGTATTTCCGATGCAACTTTCATGTGCACGTTCGAGAATGAGATCTTGCGTTTCtttggtaaatatttttcattctctTTGGATTGATTTTGCTGATTCGTTGTTATGTTGCATCTGAATAGTGGTGAACATCTGTtcgaaatcaaatcaaaacaacaGGAATTAAAAGTTGCCGTTCTTCATAAACCATTTTTGTCATCTACTCACCTTCTTTCCAGTCGTTTGAAATGATTAAGCGTTGATTGCCCCattccaattattttaaatggtttaaacattttagaaGAACCAATCAAAATCCAAAACAATTCTTTCAAACACGAAtccaaatgaaaaacattttgttttgccgACAGTGTTTTGATACTGAAATTTTGGTCCAGCTGTCAAGTGAggtgaattttcgttttaccAAAACACACCACGAACACCGCATCAAAACATCTCttgataatttgaatttatttgtttttctttcatcaCCATTGCATGTGTGATATAAGCAACTTGGTGTGTTTTGATGTAGATCAGATGATCAGACTACCAAGAGTAAGGCAGACAGTAAACTGAAAGCTATCAACTTGGTATTGAGGaatgtaaaaagaaacaatttcaatttacggTTCAAAGATCGCCGACAAAAGACAGGTAAGGATTGTATTGTCAAGGAAAACGAGTATCTACCTCTATCATGCTTCGTAGTAATGTACATATCCCCAAAGTTCTCTAAAGTATACGTATAAAGTGGACCTAGGGGTAGAGGCTATTTTGAGCTTTTGAGACACTTCTTCTGGAACGTTTGTTAACTTACCTTTAGACTATTTCTATTGGCTTACAGgtcttaaaaatgaaaattcgatCTTAAACAAATAAGATATGTTCAGGTATTTTCAGGTAGCGagaattcgataaaaaaaaaaaattttacatgAGCTGTAGCACTGGTCGTCCtaattgaaacaaaagaagatCTTCCCGAATACCAATCTTCTTATCTGAGATAAGGAATTCAACAAACCGAGTCGATTTGAAGAGTCGAAGATGAaatgttattgtaaaattACTCAATCCAAGTCCAGCTGATATAAAGAGATGATCTATTTTGATGTCTGAATGTTGTTGATTTAAAGAAGAAGGGTTTCATGAACTCTTTCTTTCGGACAACAGCACGACAGAACGATGCAGCATGGTGGCATAGCTCAAATTCGTTTTTCTATAGAGTGTTTAAGTGATAGAGATGGTCTgctgtcagattcttttgtattatcgatGACAGCAGACGCCGAGTTGATTTTACATCTCGCTCTACTTAAACACCGTATAAGCAGGCCTCTCAcacctccttatttccttgattttccttatttttatgaaaacctccttattcctccttattttggtaaaaaatccttattttccttaattttcgcaaattttactgacagaaaatcaaaaattaataaaaaaaaatcgctgcgcggcaaacattcattttaaaattacttttattatttaacacaAAGAACTCTAATAGAAAAGTGAAGTGGTGCCGCATTGTCATTCCAATATGATTGATTTACTGGACTTACCATGTTTTTCTGTGGTTTCCTTCTCGAGTATCACTTATAATACAAAGGTTTTTAAAATGGAATGGAATTACTCATTTATGCGCCTTTCAATTCTAAAAGAAactgtttcacattttttttaaatttcttattttcggACTTATAGAGGCCAAGCCAAAGTAAATGGCATTCCCTCAAAAAGGggttgcaatttttttttcgatataattgaAGCAAGAGACACAAGAGACACAAATGTTGGTTATGATCACCGGTTAGTACCGATTAACCTTAGGAACTTATATTCGAAAATAAGGTCGATCTTCAATCGAAATTGGAGGCTTGCAATAAAAGATTTCTGCGAAACTTACCCATAACAACAATCGCATCATATGGAAATAAAACCCCATGACTGTTTGTTCTATTGCAAGCTTAGTAGCATAGTGCCTACTGAGTTTTCCATTACAATAAGTGACTCAAGTAAGCTTTCAGCAGGATTTCTTAGATAAAAATCTGCAGAACGTATTCAGTAAAGATCCCATCAGAAGGTGTCGggcaaaatatataaaaaaaaaatccgtgaAACAGTTCGAACCTAAAGCCTCTGCTAATCAAATTGATATGTGCAAATATTGATTGCAATCTTTAGTCTATAGACTACTAAACTTTCGAACGATACCATACACGCCCTATTTGGTTCgataaatatcaattttcgttGCTCGAAGTCGAGTAAACTCGGTACACTtcaaaaaacatgaaaaacatattttgtacTTTTCGAACAGAAACTTACagtcaataccctctctagcaaacaaactgcTTTTTTTAAGAGcttccgagcgtacgctgaaattgtagcctacatttctgcgtttcgaaatttttgatcgctgatatctttttacgagagccccttttaaaaaatgtacgaccacattttcgagtaaaaatatgtcagctttgaataaaaaataaaattgtctgtgaaagttccatgtgctttgagaaaagtgtaccttagatgcaaatttggggcatcggtacagttttcttatagcacatgaaactttcacagacaattttattttttattcaaagctgacatatttttacttgaaaatgtggtcgtacatttttcaataaaggctctcgtaaaaagatatcagcgatcaaaaatttcgaaacgcacaaatgtatgctacaatttcagcgtacgctcggaacctcttaaggtggtgaaagaatccagtcgcctttggaatttacatttagattacagcgtagtcagtcaaaatgtagaatagtgtttg includes:
- the LOC119081272 gene encoding uncharacterized protein LOC119081272 gives rise to the protein MYETTESQYVATTTPRTATTAITHNSAYESLLTQHQTEQQQQLQQHQQKQQHHKIEAEQLQNIYKEYRPTYGAYINNTLPRGPYLQYKFNDQQSAYSKRNDNNQKNRQIELLKHEFMVLPRAKIKISSGIELPSPTNNNNCFNGIQTLGRHRYMNRSNRPTSPELSSFDYYNKNEPISCWRDNDNSSGIMNQSRNDKTTKLDVPNSIIEAVNYNTFYKRNSNRLESSDTANADYICNYNHEPVTKNGYKKTADIEKRNVLRQPTESEYFDVATDLNNFSTKTEPVRYAIGTGRCNVSKVHSPINYVTLFEIMKAKENGFSQVEGWAILCQSIQALQDLFLADTPSTNRLLPLVNLTNLQITSRGRVVFNVMPAGQMNSDNDVTPFSDTSFLSPEYLNNIGKKTSFSESDIEKMWIYSLGITLYKAIPSTSGITPTNRTISGSLTKINNDRENDDVAVQAPVPSTAIRTDMTMYHHNHSNELDKMLTSLDCVISAMCAPKLHNRASLMYLLDVISEYCRCHHQIKPFSHIVMDLFQEALEKADINASISVHSSKMAVNRKTTALDNRSDTDSGNSSAQGDRDIYAIYNKETERNNKKVADKRTLKVSRTATDEQRPSEAPFNKFNPIGFSAQSEMEEKPLEPTKRLQVTRRRDEILKRRNRSRRNTIAVNLLDVNKCNKELQSNVSWDGSCSKSTNCIDKIGKMEENGFAQKIDELQLNGCSMPELNGMKFSTLPNLKVRRTKETANSNQSINQLAIIKSKGPEFIANSSLSPLAIDITDTKCQHNKRAVIVLLLNGKSIKITCNPAAATAQEIFETVIKCENFVENFFLGICALIGGDFVFLPPDLKIHKVAPEIWFNAAKKGCYTENVIFTLFLRTKFFLPTLRGIGSLESRHLLYLQLRKSILESHILCNDEELISLGGLALQSEIGDFTESMKHTDYFTISHYLPEGVYQRNKGMAKYLRNSHFSKKGLQSRESEYNFIRYVQEMKEYGLHLFSAVWSTDDGLTYDVYVAVSLSGIRIFKRSSTRHDQSMENAKRSKTDYQRKLYANFEWLEIENLCFSKHILCVVIRKSESLKAKDNNRVKYKFRMDGRKSYFAFHLASEHHRFYMKLRNSFISLKALSDELNYPLNGMNRVTTAPIPQQTDHSAPITDHFLHKIEQPHPIESSNKSDKPADGRVGKLKKSMLNDNRLLKLRNKFLKRSKSSVSKERICLNPNGHTMEENQNKENECPKIEQPKQSQNLLLSPNRNRVKMGTRVFSAQFLNKSFDNVSDSNGFNMYRFDSNDGLDAADAYRGKTCTFGQCERDLSDDGMSLTSTSLSSLYYSEKMSEKFSPSPLPTEAYVIQSSMKSNCDINQFSMFNETISDSLFEKFNNLSKNNTIGDRIINRITIVKNSFAKTHSINGAVVEGNRKYSLDSDGGSSIEDNSLANKFTLGISIIQGSDNNVYVKDLVKNGPGERGGIEIGDQILAVNGTSLLNLSYDQSLQILQNTGTTVELTVSQIYKKSAAPSSKQVPDVQPPTKTSTVRNITRSMKNSFKFKKDRKAVDRTGDTETSAHRTNNLNENGQNNVNPSYGDAANWNCKNGNDKSSFKVRSMPDLPKVVGTIPKHQTNDKGTLPRTMGLSRKYVGPVRYPVTPIRPSNGTEKQRLSLLADNVDKQVFI
- the LOC119081310 gene encoding uncharacterized protein LOC119081310, whose product is MFKPFKIIGMGQSTLNHFKRLERRCSPLFRCNITTNQQNQSKENEKYLPKKRKISFSNVHMKVASEILGVEIDYLLQKQQLGPENVIQLIEPPNELYKDVYERLKVILRTHSYPHGLSSESNKTTYVDTLLFTIVDHVNRDLETHPKILLVKEYDIKMVYDGDVLLGRLDYAIVQLSSRKEQACLLIVECKKENVDVAVKQCLLALKHIYSGRPVYGCCTTAEDWNFIMFNGDDFKIIHKRNVIFPHMDEHEDLWMKNCTLVIQIIYSCLIEQLRQFKN